The sequence below is a genomic window from Propionispora hippei DSM 15287.
ACGATGAATAAAGTAGCCCAGGTGAAAAGCATACTCCAGAATACAGGGCTGCTGACCGAATCATAAGGTGCGGCGGCGGGCATACTAAAAAAGCAGGCGAAAGCGAACGATTAAAATGTGTGGAGGCTGGAGACCTGCGAGGCAATCGCGCTTGATACCGATAGAATGCTGTTGAGGTTGGTTTCCGGATTGGTGTTCAGATTGTCGAGAATGTCCAGGAGTATTAGTATGGTATAAATTGATGCAAAGTCACCAAACTGTAAGGCCCGATTGGCCGTCAGAGAATATTTGGCGGCTTGTTCCGCCAGGGCCGGATTTCGCATCAAGAAACCTCCTTTTAGAATATTGTATGCGTTATCTTACATTAATTGACACAACATTTTGTACAAACTTCTGTTGACAACTACCAGACATAAATGATATTATATTTTGCGTAGCCGATACATGGCCTACAGTTTTTACAACTCCATGATTGTTTCGTTTGGTAGACCTGGAGAGATGTCCGAGTGGTTGAAGGAGCACGCCTGGAAAGCGTGTGTACTGGAAACGGTACCGAGGGTTCGAATCCCTCTCTCTCCGCCATATCAAGAAAAACAAGCACTTATGACCTATGATACTATAGGAACGTAAGTGCTTTTTTGCTATCCTGTGTACATGCCTGATTTCAGTTCACATAAATCACTAGCCATATCATTGGTAGTATCATTAGGTGTATACTGTCTAACATTGGGGGCAGTTCACAGTGTGGTTGAAGTGAATAAAAACCTTTCTGAAAGGAAAAGGGATTTGGGCTGTTAAAAAAGAATGAGCACATATAGTGATTGTGTGAAGTAGTACTTTTTGTTAGAATTCAGCAGTACGATATTGAGAAGGAGGTTGGTAAGAATGGAAAACGACTATAATGATAAATCTATGCAGGTCATTGATACAAATTCAATGCAGTGGCAGGAACATTATAGCAAAACAGCGGGCAAAATGATGTATAAAAACTTATTGGTTCAAGACCAAGAAACTGGTATGAAGGTTGAGAAAATATGTTATCCTAGGGGATTCATAACTAAATGGCACTACCATAACTGCGCCCATGGCATATATGTTTTAGAAGGAACTTTAAAAACACATGATGGTTGTTATGGACCGGGATCTTTTGTTTGGTTTCCTGAAAAATCCCTAGCTGAGCATGGAGCAACTGAAGAAGCGGATGTTGTTGTATTATTTATAACCAATAAACTTTTTGACATAAACTATGTAGATAAATAAGGCAAGAAAATATAGCTGGACTATGTTAGTGGCGCAGGTTCCGAGTGCTGTGTTCATTCCTTCTATAATTTACCGCGACTTCTCCCTTGCACTCTTCAGTTATGTATAGTATAATCTTAGAGCAGAGGACAGTGCATGCGCCTAGTTAATGACTAAAAGTGCATCATTAGTACCAATATTGGCAAAAACATTAGATACAATCTAGGGTTGTAAGTGGTTTTTCTGGAGTAGACGCTTCGGTACCGCCTGGAAAGCGTGTATATTCGAAAGAGTATTGAGGGTTCGAATTTCTCTCGCTCCGCCATTATACAAATTAGCCGCTTAGCGGCTTCTGTTTTTAAGGTCGGACCGCGGTAATGTTGGGTCTTGCGCAATAGGAACTCATGAACTCCGCCAGGTCCGGAAGGGAGCAACGGTAAGTGATCATTCTTATGTGCCGCGAGGGTGCCTGATTATTACCGTGGCCCGACGTTAAAAACAGGTATATAGAATATGTAAAGCAGCCAGGGAAGCTATTTTCTGGTTGCTTTTTGGCATTGGGCCATTATCATGCAGGGGGAGGGACAGCCGTGTCGTATGTAGCACTATATCGTCAATGGCGGCCGCAGGATTTCAATAATCTTGTGGGGCAGGAGCATGTCTCACAGACTTTGAAAAATGCTATTCAGTTGGGCCGTATTTCCCATGCCTATTTATTTGCCGGCCCACGGGGGACCGGCAAAACCAGTACAGCCAAGATTTTAGCCAAAGCACTCAATTGCGTGGAGGGG
It includes:
- a CDS encoding cupin domain-containing protein, whose product is MENDYNDKSMQVIDTNSMQWQEHYSKTAGKMMYKNLLVQDQETGMKVEKICYPRGFITKWHYHNCAHGIYVLEGTLKTHDGCYGPGSFVWFPEKSLAEHGATEEADVVVLFITNKLFDINYVDK